One genomic window of Terriglobia bacterium includes the following:
- the ispG gene encoding flavodoxin-dependent (E)-4-hydroxy-3-methylbut-2-enyl-diphosphate synthase yields the protein MGMRRKSAPVMVGRVRVGGDAPIVVQSMTNTDTEDAPATARQVSALAAAGSELVRITVNTHAAARAVPEIMARLSDLGVEVPVIGDFHYNGHLLLSQYPTCARALAKYRINPGNVGAGKHHDENFGRMIRVAIENDKPVRIGVNWGSLDQALLARLMDQNRLSPAPRTARDIMIDAIILSALESAHRAEDYGLAHNHIVLSAKVSGVQDLILVYRSLAAQCDYALHLGLTEAGMGAKGIVASTAALAVLLQEGIGDTIRVSLTPAPGGDRAEEVRVAQQILQSLEIRSFMPQVSACPGCGRTTSTFFQEMADQIEVYLRTQMPAWLKRYRGVEELKVAVMGCVVNGPGESKHANIGISLPGSGEEPKAPVYVDGCLTTTLRGDDIVAEFIKILNQYVASHYSPAQN from the coding sequence ATGGGAATGAGAAGGAAGTCCGCACCGGTCATGGTGGGCCGGGTTCGAGTGGGCGGTGATGCGCCGATCGTCGTGCAATCGATGACCAACACCGATACGGAGGATGCGCCGGCGACAGCGCGCCAGGTGTCTGCCCTGGCTGCCGCGGGATCCGAACTGGTCCGAATCACGGTCAACACTCATGCGGCGGCCCGTGCGGTCCCTGAGATCATGGCGCGGCTGTCGGATCTGGGCGTCGAAGTGCCGGTGATCGGCGACTTCCATTACAACGGGCATCTTCTGCTCTCGCAGTATCCGACATGCGCGCGTGCGCTGGCCAAATATCGCATCAATCCCGGCAATGTGGGGGCTGGCAAGCATCATGACGAGAACTTCGGCCGGATGATCAGAGTGGCCATCGAAAACGACAAGCCGGTGCGCATTGGTGTGAACTGGGGCTCGCTCGATCAGGCGTTGCTGGCCCGGCTCATGGACCAGAATCGTCTGAGCCCCGCGCCTCGCACCGCCCGCGACATCATGATTGACGCCATCATCTTGAGTGCGCTCGAATCGGCGCATAGGGCCGAGGACTATGGACTGGCGCACAATCACATCGTCCTGAGCGCAAAAGTTTCCGGAGTTCAAGATCTTATCCTGGTGTACCGCTCCCTGGCGGCACAATGCGATTACGCTCTGCACCTCGGGCTGACCGAGGCCGGTATGGGAGCCAAGGGCATCGTGGCTTCCACGGCGGCTCTTGCTGTTCTTCTGCAAGAAGGGATCGGCGACACGATCCGCGTATCGCTCACGCCCGCTCCCGGGGGAGATCGGGCCGAAGAAGTGCGGGTGGCTCAACAGATCCTGCAGTCGTTGGAGATCAGGAGCTTTATGCCCCAGGTTTCAGCCTGCCCGGGCTGCGGCCGCACCACTTCCACATTTTTCCAGGAAATGGCCGATCAGATCGAGGTCTATCTACGGACCCAGATGCCCGCGTGGCTGAAGCGATACCGGGGGGTGGAGGAGCTCAAAGTGGCGGTGATGGGATGTGTGGTGAATGGTCCCGGGGAATCCAAGCATGCCAACATCGGGATTTCCCTCCCCGGGTCCGGGGAGGAACCCAAAGCGCCGGTCTACGTGGACGGCTGCCTGACAACAACCTTGCGCGGCGATGACATCGTCGCCGAGTTCATAAAAATCCTGAACCAGTACGTCGCTTCACACTATTCTCCTGCGCAGAATTGA
- a CDS encoding phosphopentomutase, whose amino-acid sequence MERKFQRIILAVLDGVGIGAMPDAERWGDAGSDTLGHVISAEEPRLPHLVELGLAAIRPFTTLQPPQPVRGCFGKAAILSNGKDTTVGHWEMAGILSLEPFPTYPAGFPARILEPFENAIGRQVLGNVAASGTEIIKDLGDEHVATGKPIVYTSADSVFQIAAHEEVIPLEELYRICGIARKLLVGADRVARVIARPFTGLSGRYRRTANRRDFAVPPPGETLLDRLKRLGLSVIGVGKVASIFDGRGITRDLPVHGNDESMDATITALALASEGMIFSNFGDFDTLWGHRNDCAGFARGLEVFDRRLPELCGALGEDDCLVITADHGCDPTTPGTDHSREYTPILVFSRKLAGGVSLGTRDSLADIGQTVAENFGLALPAGRSFLKDLR is encoded by the coding sequence GTGGAGCGCAAATTTCAGCGAATCATTCTGGCTGTGCTCGACGGCGTGGGGATCGGGGCCATGCCCGATGCCGAGCGTTGGGGCGATGCCGGCAGTGACACCCTCGGGCACGTCATCAGTGCGGAAGAGCCGCGGCTGCCTCATCTCGTTGAATTGGGGCTGGCAGCGATAAGACCATTCACCACTCTCCAGCCGCCCCAACCGGTCCGCGGTTGCTTCGGCAAGGCGGCGATTCTTTCCAATGGCAAGGACACGACGGTCGGGCACTGGGAAATGGCCGGCATCTTGAGCCTGGAGCCATTCCCGACCTATCCGGCCGGTTTTCCTGCCCGGATCCTTGAGCCGTTTGAAAATGCAATCGGGCGGCAGGTGCTCGGCAACGTGGCGGCTTCGGGAACGGAAATCATCAAAGACCTCGGCGATGAGCACGTGGCCACGGGCAAGCCGATCGTTTACACTTCTGCGGACTCCGTTTTCCAGATCGCCGCGCATGAGGAGGTTATCCCCCTCGAGGAGCTCTACCGCATCTGCGGCATCGCCCGCAAACTGCTCGTCGGGGCCGACCGGGTGGCGCGCGTGATCGCGCGGCCGTTCACCGGCTTGTCCGGCAGGTACCGGCGTACTGCCAACCGCAGGGATTTCGCCGTGCCGCCGCCGGGAGAGACGCTGCTGGATCGGCTGAAGCGCTTGGGCCTGTCCGTCATCGGAGTCGGAAAAGTTGCTTCGATATTCGATGGCCGCGGTATCACGAGGGATCTGCCGGTCCATGGCAACGACGAGTCGATGGACGCGACGATCACGGCGCTGGCGTTGGCGTCTGAGGGGATGATCTTCAGCAATTTCGGCGACTTCGACACGCTTTGGGGTCACCGCAATGATTGCGCCGGTTTCGCCCGCGGTCTCGAGGTATTCGATCGCCGGTTGCCTGAGCTCTGCGGAGCTCTGGGGGAGGATGATTGCCTGGTCATCACGGCGGACCACGGCTGTGATCCGACCACACCGGGCACCGACCACTCGCGCGAGTACACGCCGATCCTCGTCTTCAGCCGCAAGCTCGCTGGGGGCGTGAGTCTGGGCACACGCGATTCCCTGGCCGATATCGGCCAGACCGTCGCCGAGAACTTCGGGCTCGCGCTGCCTGCCGGCAGGTCTTTTCTCAAAGATCTGCGATAG
- the rpsU gene encoding 30S ribosomal protein S21, translating into MAEVIVNEGESLESALRRFKRKVQQEDIIKDVKKHSFYLKPGEKKRIKQALARKRLRKKMRGMRG; encoded by the coding sequence TTGGCGGAAGTCATCGTCAACGAAGGCGAATCACTCGAAAGCGCACTGCGGCGCTTCAAGCGCAAAGTTCAGCAGGAAGACATCATCAAGGATGTCAAGAAGCACTCGTTCTATCTTAAGCCCGGCGAAAAGAAACGCATCAAGCAGGCACTCGCCCGCAAGCGGCTGCGCAAGAAAATGCGCGGAATGCGCGGCTGA
- the hpt gene encoding hypoxanthine phosphoribosyltransferase: MHTVLSIVPKASIEKGGCVAVDWYRHLNEALGPILFEAETIQNRVAELGRQITADYDGRTPHLIGVLKGATVFHADLIRAIGVGLSFDFMAVASYGTGIKSSGEVRILKDLDESVDGKDVLLVEDILDTGLTLHYLLENLQSRNPRSLRVVTLLSKPSRRQIAVHADYVGFEVPNKFVVGYGLDFNQRYRNLPYICELILPPGTIADL, translated from the coding sequence ATGCATACGGTTCTGAGCATCGTGCCGAAGGCAAGCATCGAGAAGGGAGGCTGTGTGGCTGTCGATTGGTATCGTCATCTGAATGAAGCGCTCGGCCCGATTCTGTTCGAGGCGGAGACGATTCAAAACCGGGTCGCGGAACTCGGCCGCCAGATCACGGCGGACTACGACGGCAGAACGCCGCACCTGATCGGAGTTCTCAAAGGGGCTACCGTTTTCCACGCCGATCTCATTCGCGCCATCGGAGTGGGCCTCTCGTTCGATTTCATGGCAGTCGCCAGCTACGGAACCGGCATCAAGAGCAGCGGCGAAGTGCGCATCCTGAAGGACCTGGACGAGAGCGTGGACGGAAAGGACGTCCTGCTCGTGGAGGACATCCTCGACACGGGTCTTACACTTCATTACCTGCTGGAAAACCTGCAATCCCGCAATCCGCGCTCCCTGCGCGTCGTCACCCTGCTCAGCAAGCCGTCCCGCCGGCAGATCGCCGTACATGCGGACTATGTGGGATTTGAAGTGCCCAACAAGTTTGTCGTGGGGTACGGTCTGGATTTCAACCAGCGCTATCGCAATCTACCTTACATCTGCGAGTTGATTCTTCCGCCCGGCACTATCGCAGATCTTTGA
- a CDS encoding tetratricopeptide repeat protein: protein MRARPCDRSRIIAWCLLLAPGLLAGCISSSRQLLDQAEASWRKGRYYEAIQADEDLYRLERRGRYAPRALLNIGNIYYLNLRKIPQAIEFYDRLTQEFPDRPEALRARRQLASIYANEFIDLDQAIAQYDKLLAAESLDDRPEILFQRANAYFKKGDYDRALRELHGLEESGIKDQLAAQVSLKIGNIYQVQKRFHDAIEPFRKVLSASCAECSESRRRAILNLAETYENLFDFDNAIETIRKLDETPENERYLRSEVERLSRKRKEVEKGRAADWDRPRVNPGATGTPRAPVRQPETPPNKKENFGL, encoded by the coding sequence ATGAGAGCGCGCCCTTGTGATCGGAGCCGGATAATTGCCTGGTGCCTGCTCCTGGCCCCCGGTCTTCTTGCCGGCTGCATCTCCAGCTCGCGCCAGCTTCTGGACCAGGCGGAGGCGAGCTGGCGCAAGGGGCGCTACTACGAGGCCATCCAGGCCGACGAGGACCTCTACAGGCTCGAGCGGCGCGGCAGGTATGCCCCGCGTGCCCTTCTCAACATAGGCAATATCTACTATCTCAATCTGCGCAAGATCCCACAGGCGATCGAATTCTACGACAGGCTTACCCAGGAATTCCCCGATCGTCCGGAGGCACTCCGGGCGCGCCGCCAACTGGCCTCCATCTACGCCAACGAGTTCATCGATCTGGACCAGGCTATAGCTCAGTACGACAAGCTCCTCGCCGCGGAGAGTCTTGATGATCGCCCGGAGATTCTGTTTCAGCGTGCCAACGCTTACTTTAAGAAAGGAGACTATGATCGCGCCCTGCGCGAGCTGCACGGCCTCGAAGAATCCGGCATCAAAGACCAGCTCGCCGCCCAGGTGTCGCTCAAGATCGGCAATATCTACCAGGTTCAAAAGAGGTTTCATGATGCCATCGAACCGTTCCGCAAAGTGCTCTCGGCGAGCTGCGCGGAGTGCTCGGAGAGCCGGCGGCGCGCGATCCTCAATCTGGCGGAGACCTACGAAAATCTCTTCGATTTCGACAACGCCATCGAAACGATCCGCAAGCTGGATGAGACCCCCGAGAACGAGCGGTACCTCCGCAGCGAGGTTGAGCGCCTGAGCAGGAAACGCAAGGAAGTCGAGAAAGGCCGTGCGGCGGACTGGGACCGCCCCCGAGTGAACCCGGGTGCAACCGGCACACCCAGGGCGCCCGTGCGTCAACCCGAAACGCCTCCGAACAAGAAGGAGAATTTTGGACTTTAG
- the gyrA gene encoding DNA gyrase subunit A — protein sequence MNPALEQTPVNLIDEMRKSYLDYAMSVIIGRALPDARDGLKPVHRRVLYAMHDLGNTYNKAYKKSARIVGDVIGKYHPHGDTAVYDTIVRLVQEFSIRYPLIDGQGNFGSVDGDNAAAMRYTEIRMARITDELLADIEKETVDFGPNYDGSLSEPLVLPAKFPNLLVNGSSGIAVGMATNIPPHNLAEIINATILLIENPQATLGQLMALVPGPDFPTAGFIYGRSGIRSAYHSGRGIIIMRARAAIEHLGRDREAIIVTEIPFQTNKARLIERIAELVRDKKLEGVADLRDESDREGMRIVIEIKKDQPAQVVLNNLYKMTPMQSSFGIILLAIVNNQPRILSLAEALTCFIDHRKDVVRRRTIFELGKAEARLHILDGLRRALDIIDAIITLIRASKEPAVAKEGLMTQFQFSELQAQAILDMRLQRLTGLEREKIYAEYEEILKLIARLKEILASEHVLKGVIVDELKELQKAYGDERRTEIVDEEAEITLEDLIAVEDVVITVTHSGYIKRTNASLYHSQGRGGKGRIGMTTREEDFIDHVFVASTHSYLLIFTNQGRVYWLKVYEIPDVGTAGKGKAIVNLVNMSKEEKIADIVSVKEFDVDRYVVMATRDGIVKKTALSEYSNPRSSGIIAITVPEDDELIGCQLTDGSYDILLATRKGKSIRFSEKDVREMGRTARGVIGIRLAQGDRVVAMSALAGDGQFLTVTEKGFGKRTGVDEYPRQGRGGSGVINIRVGEKNGEVVNTCHVHEDACVMLITAQGKLIKLYVDQIRNTQSRAALGVKCIDLEEGDVVASVTVVAGEESEEPGNESAPL from the coding sequence ATGAATCCGGCATTGGAGCAGACCCCGGTAAATCTGATTGACGAGATGCGCAAGTCCTACCTGGACTATGCGATGAGCGTCATCATCGGCAGGGCCCTGCCCGACGCCCGCGACGGACTCAAACCCGTGCATCGCCGCGTGCTGTATGCGATGCATGATCTCGGAAACACTTACAACAAGGCCTACAAGAAGTCGGCGCGCATCGTCGGCGACGTCATCGGCAAATATCATCCGCACGGCGACACGGCGGTCTATGACACGATCGTGCGGCTGGTTCAGGAATTTTCCATACGCTATCCCCTGATCGACGGGCAGGGCAACTTCGGCTCGGTCGACGGAGACAACGCCGCCGCCATGCGCTACACCGAGATCCGGATGGCGCGCATAACGGACGAACTGCTGGCGGACATCGAAAAGGAAACCGTCGACTTCGGTCCCAACTACGACGGGTCGCTGTCGGAACCTCTGGTCTTGCCGGCCAAGTTTCCGAATCTGCTCGTGAACGGATCCTCCGGGATTGCCGTCGGCATGGCGACCAACATTCCACCCCACAACCTGGCGGAGATCATCAACGCGACCATCCTGTTGATCGAGAATCCGCAGGCCACATTGGGTCAGTTGATGGCCCTGGTGCCGGGCCCCGATTTTCCGACGGCCGGCTTTATCTACGGCCGATCCGGGATACGGTCCGCCTACCACAGCGGTCGCGGCATCATCATCATGCGGGCTCGGGCCGCCATTGAACACCTGGGACGCGACCGCGAGGCGATCATCGTGACGGAGATTCCCTTCCAGACCAACAAGGCCAGGCTGATCGAGCGCATCGCCGAGCTGGTCCGGGACAAGAAGCTGGAAGGCGTCGCGGATCTCAGGGACGAATCCGACCGGGAAGGAATGCGGATCGTCATCGAGATCAAGAAAGACCAGCCGGCCCAGGTCGTGCTGAATAACCTCTACAAGATGACCCCGATGCAATCCAGCTTCGGCATCATCCTGCTGGCGATCGTCAATAACCAGCCCCGCATCCTGTCGCTGGCAGAAGCCCTGACCTGCTTCATCGACCATCGCAAGGACGTGGTCCGGCGCAGGACAATTTTCGAACTGGGCAAGGCGGAAGCACGCCTGCACATCCTGGACGGCCTCCGGCGCGCCCTCGACATCATAGACGCGATCATCACTCTGATCCGAGCATCCAAGGAACCGGCTGTCGCCAAAGAAGGCCTGATGACGCAGTTCCAGTTCAGCGAGCTCCAGGCGCAGGCCATTCTCGACATGCGCCTCCAGCGGCTGACCGGACTGGAGCGGGAGAAAATCTATGCCGAGTACGAGGAGATCCTGAAACTTATCGCCCGTCTCAAGGAGATCCTGGCCAGCGAGCATGTCCTCAAGGGAGTGATCGTCGACGAACTCAAGGAATTGCAGAAGGCCTATGGTGATGAACGGCGCACCGAGATCGTGGACGAGGAAGCCGAGATTACGCTGGAAGACCTGATTGCCGTGGAGGATGTGGTGATTACTGTCACCCATTCCGGCTACATCAAGCGCACCAACGCCTCGCTGTATCACTCCCAGGGAAGGGGCGGCAAAGGCCGCATCGGCATGACCACGCGCGAGGAGGACTTCATCGATCATGTCTTCGTCGCCTCGACGCACAGCTACCTCCTCATTTTCACCAACCAGGGACGCGTCTACTGGCTGAAGGTATATGAAATCCCCGATGTGGGGACGGCGGGAAAAGGCAAGGCGATCGTCAACCTGGTCAACATGTCCAAGGAGGAAAAGATCGCGGACATCGTCTCGGTCAAAGAATTCGACGTGGACCGGTACGTCGTGATGGCGACCCGCGACGGCATCGTCAAGAAAACGGCGCTGAGCGAATACTCCAACCCGCGCAGTTCCGGAATCATTGCCATCACCGTGCCGGAAGATGATGAACTGATCGGGTGTCAGTTGACTGACGGGTCCTATGACATCTTGCTCGCGACGCGCAAGGGCAAGTCGATCCGCTTTTCGGAGAAGGACGTCCGCGAGATGGGCAGAACCGCGCGCGGCGTGATCGGAATTCGGCTGGCGCAGGGCGACAGGGTTGTGGCGATGTCGGCTCTCGCCGGCGACGGCCAGTTCCTGACCGTCACAGAAAAGGGATTCGGCAAAAGGACCGGGGTGGACGAGTACCCGCGGCAGGGGCGGGGCGGATCGGGTGTGATCAATATCCGGGTCGGTGAAAAGAACGGCGAGGTGGTCAATACCTGTCATGTCCACGAAGACGCCTGCGTCATGTTGATCACGGCCCAAGGGAAACTGATCAAGCTCTATGTCGACCAGATCCGCAACACGCAGAGCCGGGCCGCCCTCGGCGTCAAGTGCATCGACCTGGAGGAAGGAGACGTCGTAGCCAGCGTGACCGTGGTTGCGGGAGAGGAGTCGGAGGAGCCTGGGAATGAGAGCGCGCCCTTGTGA